The following coding sequences lie in one Herpetosiphon gulosus genomic window:
- a CDS encoding amino acid adenylation domain-containing protein: MSYSNITQLVTAQANRTPAAWAVQTPAGYGLTFAELEQQSSQAAAYLQHVGVQPASVVGICLHRTPQLIVWMLAILKAGATYLPLDPAYPTARLQFMLADAKALLVISETACQTALPATIKCVLIDQPWLKDLAGREPSYHSQIPAYIIYTSGSTGQPKGVLISHANALTFLAWAESTFSPAERAGVLAATSINFDLSIFEIFLPLISGGTLVLVENLLDPAIFHSQHPIRLINSVPSAVQTLLHHNALPSSVLTVNLAGEPLSLRLAQQLYQQPNIQRVLNLYGPTEATTYATYQLVERNSSQPPTIGQPFTGTTCVILDAQYQPVVAGQIGELFIAGRGVAQGYLQRPDLTAERFLPNPWATTPSERMYKTGDLAHWNAANELCYLGRNDQQVKIRGFRIELGEIEAQILRLAPLQAAVVHPITLIADDPQLTAYLVANQPIDCEALRASLAHHVPSYMLPSFWVQLAELPLTPNGKLDRAALPRPDAQIKQPLQSPTEQRLATIWREVLGVQQLGRESHFLQLGGHSLNVMQVLKRIEQVWRLQLSVTSLFEQPSLAAWARLIDQQQQTSAQNEPQFYQRTPQLHQLSFAQQRLWVAEQLRPNTAYNVIHAWHIEAQLDPVALEQSWLRLIERHEILRSSIQLIEGVPQQAIRPKPVWQLELQPKASLDRMLRLLDRPFDLAQAPLLRVGLAQHPDHASLLVVMHHSIIDAWSLGVLWAELSHLYASLEQNQPINLATQSYDYLDFVAWQHQQLASASLAKLQLYWQTQLAQLDPLPALVTDYPRSAQIQGLGISQTYRLDQQVIQSLQGLANANNASLFMLLLAGWATVLYQRSQRSDLLIGTLSAGREHAAFDRCVGFFINILPLRLHCTAEQTWLDLVQQTRAIALQAYEHQALPFEQIVANLAHERSNQPQIPLIQSLLVLQNAPSQPLILGAPAQALATPIQASKTDLVLLVQPDATGYQLTLEYASELFAAESIEALAADFQAVLSQMAQHPTSTLGAVQLANHWTAQHSTTLPTVQPIDTPPQTALEQTLADMWQEALGLPIDNVHADFFRMGGHSLNATQVVSRMQQLLQVTTSIRMLFDYPTIAQLSQHLLINEPQAGRINKIAAALQQIKSMSASTKQALQQKAAGRTSQP, from the coding sequence ATGAGCTATTCGAATATTACCCAACTCGTGACTGCTCAAGCCAACCGAACACCTGCCGCTTGGGCAGTGCAAACGCCCGCAGGTTATGGCTTAACCTTCGCCGAGCTTGAGCAACAATCCAGCCAAGCAGCGGCCTATTTGCAACATGTGGGCGTACAACCAGCGAGCGTTGTGGGCATTTGCTTGCACCGCACTCCACAGCTCATCGTGTGGATGCTGGCAATTCTTAAGGCTGGCGCAACCTATCTCCCGCTTGATCCAGCCTATCCAACGGCACGGTTACAATTTATGCTGGCCGATGCCAAGGCACTGCTGGTGATCAGCGAAACGGCATGCCAAACAGCCTTGCCTGCAACTATTAAGTGTGTGTTGATTGATCAGCCTTGGCTGAAGGATTTGGCGGGGCGTGAACCCAGCTATCATAGTCAAATCCCTGCCTATATCATCTATACCTCTGGATCAACCGGACAACCCAAGGGTGTGCTGATTAGCCATGCCAATGCGCTAACTTTTTTGGCGTGGGCTGAAAGCACGTTTAGCCCAGCCGAACGCGCCGGAGTTTTAGCAGCAACCTCGATTAACTTTGATCTTTCGATCTTCGAGATTTTTCTACCATTAATTAGTGGTGGTACGTTGGTGCTGGTGGAAAATCTGCTTGATCCAGCGATCTTCCACTCGCAGCATCCGATTCGTTTAATCAATAGTGTGCCGTCGGCAGTGCAAACGCTGTTGCATCATAACGCACTACCGTCCAGCGTGCTCACGGTGAATCTTGCAGGCGAGCCGCTGAGCTTACGATTAGCGCAGCAACTGTATCAGCAGCCAAATATTCAACGGGTGCTCAATTTATATGGGCCAACTGAGGCTACCACCTATGCCACCTACCAGCTCGTTGAGCGCAATTCAAGCCAGCCACCAACAATTGGACAGCCATTTACGGGTACAACCTGCGTTATCCTCGATGCCCAGTATCAACCTGTTGTGGCTGGGCAAATTGGCGAATTGTTTATTGCTGGACGAGGCGTAGCTCAAGGCTATCTGCAACGGCCCGATTTGACTGCCGAACGTTTTTTGCCCAATCCATGGGCCACCACGCCCAGCGAACGAATGTATAAAACTGGTGATTTGGCTCATTGGAATGCGGCAAACGAGCTTTGCTACCTTGGGCGTAACGATCAGCAGGTTAAAATTCGTGGCTTTCGCATCGAGCTTGGTGAGATTGAGGCCCAAATTCTGCGCTTAGCACCATTGCAGGCAGCCGTGGTTCACCCAATTACACTGATCGCTGATGATCCACAATTGACCGCCTATTTGGTTGCTAATCAGCCGATCGATTGTGAAGCCTTACGTGCAAGCTTAGCCCACCATGTACCAAGCTATATGCTACCAAGTTTTTGGGTGCAACTAGCCGAATTGCCATTAACTCCCAATGGCAAGCTTGATCGGGCAGCCTTGCCGCGACCTGATGCCCAGATTAAGCAGCCATTGCAAAGCCCAACTGAACAACGTTTGGCGACAATTTGGCGCGAAGTCTTGGGCGTGCAACAGCTTGGGCGCGAGAGCCATTTTTTGCAGCTTGGTGGCCATTCGCTTAATGTGATGCAAGTGCTCAAACGGATTGAGCAAGTTTGGCGGCTTCAGCTTTCGGTTACGAGCTTGTTTGAGCAACCAAGCTTGGCAGCTTGGGCACGATTAATCGATCAGCAGCAGCAAACCTCTGCTCAGAATGAGCCTCAATTCTATCAGCGCACTCCACAATTGCACCAGCTTTCGTTCGCCCAACAACGTTTATGGGTTGCCGAGCAATTACGCCCAAACACCGCCTACAATGTGATCCATGCATGGCACATCGAGGCCCAGCTTGATCCGGTTGCGCTTGAACAAAGCTGGCTAAGGCTAATCGAACGCCATGAAATCTTACGTAGCAGTATTCAGCTAATCGAGGGTGTTCCTCAGCAAGCGATTAGGCCTAAGCCAGTTTGGCAGCTTGAGCTTCAGCCAAAAGCAAGTTTGGACAGGATGTTAAGGTTGCTTGATCGGCCCTTTGATTTGGCACAAGCCCCGTTGTTGCGGGTCGGTTTGGCCCAACACCCCGACCACGCCAGCTTGTTGGTGGTTATGCACCATAGCATTATTGATGCTTGGTCGTTGGGGGTGCTGTGGGCTGAATTAAGCCATCTGTATGCCAGCTTAGAGCAAAACCAACCAATTAATCTTGCAACCCAGTCCTACGATTACCTTGATTTTGTGGCTTGGCAACATCAGCAATTAGCTTCGGCGAGCTTGGCCAAATTGCAACTGTATTGGCAAACCCAGCTTGCCCAGCTTGATCCGCTGCCAGCCTTAGTGACCGATTATCCACGTTCGGCGCAAATTCAGGGCTTAGGCATCAGCCAAACTTATCGACTTGATCAGCAGGTTATCCAATCATTACAAGGCTTGGCCAACGCCAACAATGCTAGTTTGTTTATGCTGTTGCTGGCGGGATGGGCAACCGTGCTCTATCAACGCAGCCAGCGCAGCGATCTGCTCATTGGCACGCTCAGCGCTGGACGTGAGCATGCAGCGTTTGATCGGTGCGTTGGCTTTTTTATTAATATTTTGCCCTTGCGCCTGCATTGCACTGCCGAGCAAACGTGGCTTGATCTCGTGCAGCAAACTCGTGCGATTGCCTTACAAGCGTATGAACACCAAGCCTTGCCATTCGAGCAGATTGTGGCCAATCTGGCTCATGAGCGCAGCAACCAGCCGCAGATTCCGCTGATTCAAAGTTTGTTGGTGTTGCAAAATGCGCCCAGCCAGCCCTTAATTTTGGGTGCGCCAGCTCAAGCACTGGCTACGCCGATTCAGGCCAGCAAAACCGATTTAGTTCTGTTGGTGCAGCCCGATGCAACAGGCTATCAACTAACGCTGGAATATGCTAGCGAGTTATTCGCCGCTGAATCGATTGAAGCTTTGGCCGCCGATTTTCAGGCAGTTTTGAGCCAAATGGCGCAGCATCCTACCAGCACACTTGGCGCTGTTCAATTGGCTAATCATTGGACGGCACAGCATTCCACCACATTGCCCACAGTTCAGCCAATTGACACCCCGCCGCAAACAGCGCTAGAGCAAACGCTCGCTGATATGTGGCAAGAGGCCTTGGGCTTACCAATCGATAATGTGCATGCCGATTTCTTTCGCATGGGCGGCCATTCTTTGAACGCCACCCAAGTCGTCTCGCGCATGCAACAACTTTTGCAAGTAACCACGAGTATTCGAATGTTGTTCGATTATCCAACAATTGCCCAATTAAGCCAGCATTTGTTGATAAATGAGCCTCAGGCAGGCCGAATCAACAAAATTGCCGCCGCGCTACAACAGATTAAAAGCATGAGTGCCAGCACCAAACAGGCCTTACAGCAAAAGGCCGCAGGAAGGACAAGCCAACCATGA
- a CDS encoding amino acid adenylation domain-containing protein encodes MWQLLAQLRAADIRIWLEGERLCYDAPSGALTEQLLSQLRQHKAELCQFLGQTQSNQFAPIPKLEHDQPVALSFAQQRLWFLHEFAPTSTAYHIPAAIELNGELNRATLQLSFEQLIERHTILRSHVLWQDAQPLQQVAVNWQLPWAFHDLRSANDPAAECQHMLLAAFEAPFDLTIAPSLRCVLVCLAEKHHILLVVQHHWISDGWSIGIMINELAHIYRALLCQQPHQLPALPVQYRDLTVWQRQQLQGARLEQLLTYWRQQLADLPNLALPYEPQNSAQMVSTSIPIQLDRALVERLASLNQAHGTTMFMSLLAGFFALLSRYTQQNDFAVGSPIAGRLRPEAEPLLGCLINSLVLRADLSGLPSFRHLLERVRQTSLVAYAHQELPFELLVEALQPERKLDQQPLFQALFALQNMPTGQLEAPNLLIKPYAFVHQAPQFPLSLILFEQAGQITGELNYDPHQLSQQFASQFAAHYAQFLAQLVAEPDTAIVQIELLQQPEQTNLLNVLNSKHQTYPINTSLVERFSHQASATPQASALSYADQQLSYQQLAEASDQLAYALLAQGVQPEQPIGLLCERSPQLIIGILGILKAGAAYLPLDPQLPISRIEWMLADAQINLIVTQNSLLHSINLQSTKTLNLDQLPSHDPVHLPTIYPNQLAYIIYTSGSTGQPKGTLLSHANVLRLFEATVATIKPDANDVWSLFHSYAFDFSVWEIWGALLYGGRLVVVPSSATRSPEEFSQLLADESITVLNQTPSAFRQLLPQLTPVVAANLALRLIIFGGEALDLASLAAWYQAYPVPAPQLLNMYGITETTVHVTERWLKLDDLIAAKASLIGQPIADLTMYLLDQHGQLVPQGVVGEIYVGGAGLARGYLKQAALTAQRFVPDPWSSTGARLYRSGDLARINQFGELEYLGRGDQQVKVRGFRIELGELEQTICRQAGVADCWAFVQKLDQHERLVAWVVPNQPTLSIEQLRQALAHELPHYLQPNLWLLCEHLPLTNNGKRDYARLLVELNVTFGQAPSIAPNNPIQALIAAIWQEILQQPIISIDQNFFEVGGNSLNAVLVLTRIRELLRVNLSLRSLFAQPTIRGVEQALLHQETKPGQTAKIAELVQKLKQATPEQRQQALASKRQERTVGE; translated from the coding sequence ATGTGGCAACTGTTGGCCCAATTACGGGCAGCCGATATTCGGATTTGGCTTGAAGGTGAGCGTTTATGCTACGATGCCCCGTCAGGTGCACTAACCGAGCAACTATTAAGCCAGCTACGTCAGCACAAGGCTGAGCTATGTCAGTTTTTGGGGCAAACTCAGTCCAACCAATTTGCGCCGATTCCAAAGCTTGAGCACGATCAGCCTGTGGCGCTAAGTTTTGCCCAGCAACGGCTGTGGTTTTTGCATGAATTTGCCCCAACCAGCACGGCCTATCATATTCCGGCAGCGATTGAACTCAACGGCGAGTTGAATCGGGCTACCTTGCAGTTGAGTTTCGAGCAACTGATCGAACGCCATACAATTTTACGTAGCCATGTGCTGTGGCAGGATGCTCAGCCATTGCAACAGGTTGCCGTTAATTGGCAGTTGCCTTGGGCTTTTCATGACCTGCGTTCTGCCAACGATCCAGCGGCTGAATGCCAGCATATGTTATTAGCAGCCTTTGAAGCACCGTTTGATTTGACAATTGCACCATCATTGCGCTGCGTTTTAGTCTGTTTGGCAGAAAAACATCATATTCTTTTGGTTGTACAACACCATTGGATTAGCGATGGCTGGTCGATTGGCATTATGATCAACGAGCTAGCCCACATCTATCGAGCATTATTATGCCAACAACCGCATCAGCTACCCGCTTTGCCAGTGCAATATCGTGATTTGACAGTCTGGCAGCGCCAACAATTGCAGGGAGCTAGGCTAGAGCAATTGCTGACATATTGGCGACAACAATTGGCCGATTTACCCAATTTGGCGTTGCCTTACGAACCCCAAAATTCCGCGCAAATGGTGTCAACCAGCATTCCAATTCAGCTTGATCGCGCCTTGGTCGAGCGATTGGCGAGCCTGAACCAAGCCCATGGCACGACCATGTTTATGAGCTTATTGGCGGGCTTTTTCGCGCTGTTAAGTCGTTATACGCAACAAAATGATTTTGCGGTTGGCTCGCCGATTGCTGGGCGTTTGCGGCCTGAAGCTGAGCCATTGCTTGGTTGTTTGATCAATAGTTTGGTGCTACGAGCCGATTTAAGTGGCCTGCCTAGTTTTCGCCACTTGTTGGAGCGGGTACGCCAAACTAGCTTGGTGGCCTATGCCCACCAAGAATTGCCGTTTGAACTGTTGGTTGAGGCCTTGCAGCCTGAGCGCAAACTTGATCAACAACCCTTATTTCAAGCGTTATTTGCCCTACAAAATATGCCAACTGGCCAACTTGAAGCTCCAAACTTGCTGATCAAACCCTATGCGTTTGTCCACCAAGCGCCGCAATTTCCGCTTAGCCTGATTTTGTTTGAGCAGGCGGGGCAGATTACGGGCGAGCTAAATTATGATCCGCACCAGTTATCGCAGCAGTTTGCCAGCCAATTTGCTGCGCACTATGCTCAATTTTTGGCGCAGTTGGTGGCTGAGCCAGATACGGCAATCGTGCAGATCGAATTATTGCAGCAGCCTGAACAAACCAATCTATTGAATGTGCTGAATTCAAAGCACCAAACGTACCCGATCAATACCAGTCTGGTTGAACGTTTTAGCCACCAAGCAAGCGCAACGCCCCAAGCAAGCGCCCTGAGTTATGCTGATCAACAGCTCAGCTATCAGCAATTGGCCGAAGCTTCTGATCAGCTGGCCTATGCGCTGTTGGCTCAAGGCGTGCAGCCCGAACAACCAATTGGCTTGTTGTGCGAACGTTCGCCGCAATTAATTATCGGCATTTTGGGGATTCTCAAGGCTGGGGCAGCCTATCTGCCACTCGATCCTCAGTTGCCTATAAGTCGCATTGAATGGATGCTGGCCGATGCTCAGATCAACTTAATTGTTACTCAAAATAGTCTGTTGCACAGTATTAATTTACAATCAACCAAGACCCTCAACCTTGATCAACTCCCAAGCCACGATCCAGTTCACTTACCAACAATCTACCCCAACCAACTAGCGTATATCATTTATACCTCTGGCTCAACTGGTCAGCCCAAAGGCACGTTGTTGAGCCATGCCAATGTGCTGCGCCTATTCGAGGCGACGGTTGCTACCATTAAACCTGATGCTAATGATGTCTGGAGCTTGTTTCATTCATATGCCTTCGATTTCTCAGTGTGGGAAATTTGGGGGGCATTGCTGTATGGTGGACGCTTGGTTGTTGTGCCAAGTAGCGCAACCCGCTCACCCGAAGAATTCAGCCAATTATTGGCAGATGAATCGATAACCGTGCTTAATCAAACGCCCTCGGCTTTTCGCCAACTCTTGCCCCAACTTACTCCAGTTGTAGCGGCAAACTTGGCCTTGCGCTTGATCATCTTTGGTGGCGAGGCACTTGATCTAGCTAGCCTTGCCGCTTGGTATCAAGCCTATCCTGTGCCTGCACCGCAACTACTGAATATGTATGGCATCACCGAAACCACGGTGCATGTGACCGAGCGTTGGCTTAAACTTGATGATTTGATCGCTGCAAAAGCTAGCCTAATCGGCCAACCAATCGCCGATTTAACCATGTATCTGCTCGACCAACATGGCCAACTTGTGCCCCAAGGTGTAGTCGGCGAGATTTACGTAGGGGGGGCGGGTTTGGCGCGGGGCTACCTCAAGCAAGCGGCATTGACGGCCCAACGCTTTGTACCTGATCCATGGTCAAGCACTGGTGCACGGCTCTATCGCAGCGGCGATTTGGCTCGGATCAATCAATTTGGCGAGTTGGAGTACCTTGGACGTGGCGATCAGCAAGTCAAAGTACGTGGCTTTCGGATTGAGCTTGGCGAGCTTGAACAAACAATTTGTCGCCAAGCGGGAGTTGCCGATTGCTGGGCATTTGTGCAAAAGCTCGATCAACACGAGCGCTTGGTAGCTTGGGTTGTGCCAAATCAGCCAACACTTAGTATTGAGCAACTGCGCCAAGCGCTGGCTCACGAATTGCCGCACTATCTGCAACCCAATCTTTGGTTGCTGTGCGAACATCTGCCACTTACCAACAATGGCAAGCGCGATTATGCCCGTTTGCTAGTAGAACTTAACGTAACGTTTGGTCAAGCACCGAGTATTGCCCCGAATAATCCGATTCAGGCGCTGATTGCAGCAATTTGGCAAGAGATTTTGCAGCAACCAATTATCAGCATTGATCAAAACTTTTTCGAGGTTGGCGGTAATTCGTTGAATGCGGTTTTGGTGCTGACCCGTATCCGTGAATTGTTACGGGTCAATTTGAGTTTGCGCAGCCTGTTTGCCCAACCAACCATTCGCGGCGTTGAACAAGCCTTATTACACCAAGAAACCAAGCCTGGTCAAACTGCCAAAATCGCTGAGCTCGTGCAAAAACTCAAGCAAGCTACGCCTGAGCAGCGCCAACAAGCCTTAGCATCCAAGCGCCAAGAACGGACGGTCGGCGAATGA